Part of the Vigna radiata var. radiata cultivar VC1973A chromosome 11, Vradiata_ver6, whole genome shotgun sequence genome is shown below.
TTATTGTACAATTTAAAGCACATTGAAGTGAGTAACTTCTGCAACTTATTGTAATCTGATCTTTGCTCCTCAGCAGTTGTATTCCACCCACGCCACCTGTGCTCGTAGTTCACAGGTGGACCAGACAAAACCCAAAATCCTCCAGGACGAAGAATACGGTGTATTTCCATGAGATAAATACCACCTGAAAgcatatgagaaaaaaatagagtgaACTTAGATACCAGTTAATATGGCTATATAACCAGCAAAACTGGAACTAAATTGAATGCCTGAGTTTATGTAAAATCTTAGCTAGAGGATGAGGGCCATATTGCATATCATATCATACATGATCATTCATCATTGATCATTGATTATTGATCATTGATCACCAATCAACCGAGGGAAACATAATCATTATATGTGCTGGCTTCAGATTAATTAAGTGCAGAGTACTAAATTGAATAGCATAAATAGGAATGAACTTTGTTCAATTGTTAAAATTCAATTTGCACAGAAGATTACCAAATTCTGTCCATGGGATAAGGCATCTGGAGCAATGAGCCATATCAAAGGAGTTTGACGGGAAAGGAAGTCTCTGTGTAGAAATGACACCAAGAATAGCTGGGATACCACGCTCTAGAGCAAACTGAACTTGAGCTTCATGGTTATCTCTTGGAGCAAGAGAAACTGTTAGAATCCCCCGATCCAACAAATCACCACCCCAGCTAGCAACCTACAAGAAATCAGAGTCAAGTAGATTAATTGATGCACTCCTTCTCTATCACATGACTAAAATTTGTAACTGAAATTAAGTAGAATTTAAGAAACGTTTGGATGAATTCGTGTATTTGATGTTTAAGAAGGAATCTTGAGAATTGCTATTTTAATTTCCATTAAGGTAAATGAAATAAACGCCCTCAAGAAAGAGTTATGAGTAAACTCACCCCACAACCAGTATCAATGGCAGTTCTCACTGTCCCATCTTTCATTTCTGGGATTAGTCCTTGCATCATGTCAACATATTCACCAACACCATTGGGAAACATAGTACCCCCACCTGGAAACAGGAATTTCTCCCCTTCTTTGATCAGCCAATGCTGGTTAGACTTCTGTTTGTTGATCCAGTCATACGGCACATTCCTGACATTAATGCAGCAGAAAAGTTGAAGTGGATTACATTGATACTTAACTCATTTCAACCTTTTGCTATTTAAATTCATCAAGcatataacattattatacCTGTACCAACACTCATCTCTGCTCTTTGGCCATCTGATTGGAGGCTTGTATCCATCTGGTGGAGGAACCAAGCATTCTTTCCTCTCAAAGATTGGAGGGCAATGGCGTTCTAACAAAGTAAGCCGGTACAGGCCATATTTTCTCCACCTCTGTAAAATTATGCATGTTCAATCAACAATGAAAATTCTTCTGCAAACCTAAAGCATCAGCAAATGACTACCATTTAATACCTTTGGATCTGTGCATGGGGTGTAGTCTTGATAGTCCAAGCCACATTCAGGGAAACTGATAGGCCTCATCAGCAGAGAACCTGAGGTTTGCTTAGGAGTATCAACGGTCTTCTGAATGGTTTTGACCTCAACCCCATCCTTTCCAGAACAAAAGATTCCTCCCAGATAGAAAGAAAGGCCACATAGAGCAATTAAGGTGGCTACAAAGGTCACCTTCCGGTTCTTGTTTGGGAGGTTGATCGGTTTTCCATCTTTATGCTTCATGTTCTAACAAATATTCCACTATCTGCAAAAATACAACATACAAAATTTCAGTGCAATGCAGCTATGCCACTTTCTCCGCCTACATATACACGCATTTTGTTTAtactttcaattaaaaaacagtGTCAGAATCAGGAATCATCATTCTTCAATCAACaatgattgaagaaaaaaagggggAAGCCTGGAACTTGCAAAAGCCACTCTAACCACCACCccttacaataaaaaatacagaTAAAGAAACAATATCTAGAATTAGACCCCAACCGGATTATCTGAATTGCCATACCCTCTAAGAAGTTACACCATCTAACTCGAAAAGCCAAAGAAGGAAAGGCCACTACAATTCAGATCACACCACCACATGATCCAAAACACCACTCACCATGACAGAtccaattttggaaaagaaaaaagaaaaaaaaaatggcagagaaaaaggagattGATGATTAATTCCAGCTGGTCAATAGCATTAAAACGACAAGGGGCAAAAAGTCATGGTGTGTAAATACACCAAATCTGATACTGCTACCGACACTAGTTACTTTCCATTCCGTGTCGCATTGCCTTTAAGATGTTCACATGACTCTGGGACCCAGCAATAATATTTTCCAGAGTTCCTTGTGAAAACCCATTCCACACAAAAGGGGGCATAAGGAAGGGCTGGATCTCACACCATACTGTGTCATATTCCCCTCTACGTAAAAGGATAAGCCAATCTGAAAATTTTATTCACACGTAAGAAAAGATCCATCATGCATGTGTCAGTGATTCCCGATCCACTGTGTTCTGTCTCAAGGTACATCCACCAATGGCTATGCAAGTGTGACGgccagaaaaataaaaagacaggACCATCCCCATGTTGGAAACAAGGCCTGGTAATTCCCAGctcaaaaacaagaaaagaaaaatattattttgaaaagaaaagaaaaaaaaaagatttttttttccaacaatCTAAGAACCCCATCTCGAGTATTCATAGTAATAACTCACAAACCCACATAAATTAAACTTGACCATGATTATCTTAAAAATGTATTTGTACTAAACACTGAAATAAACACTTTTGTCATGGTCCCGCTTTCTTCATTTCAAATAGGATTGCCTGGTTTGAAAGATTTTCATCtcttacaaaaggaaaaatgagaaaaaactTGTCATAATGAACAAAGTCGACAACATACATAACGCGATTATTAAACTTAATGataaaaggagaagagagaTAAGCTAAGAGGATAAAACTCACCCCCTAATAAGCATTCAAAACGTTCAAAGATGGCAAATAGAgactaaagaagaagaaaaacatagaGAACAGAGTTCCTATGGTATTCAACAATCCAAAGAGATCTAGatttgaaagaagaaggaaagaaaaagagaaaagagacgAAGCAGAAAAgacaaggaaagaaagagaaaagtagAATGGATGAGGGGTGTACCGTTTTACTCTGTATCTCAGCCACCCTTGATCCTGGTTGACAGAATGTGAAGACGCAAAAGGGTGTTGCCTAAAACAGTGGCATGGAATGTGAAGGTGGGTGAAGGGCCAAGGTTGAAGGTAGCAACCAAAGAGTCAGATTTGGATGTGAAATTGAACTAAACATAGATCAACCATTTATATAACTATTTGTTGTTGGCCATGTGCCTCACTCTCTCATCTGtttcttccactttcttctttccttcccttcatttaataattaataattaatactcaaaaacaaggaaaaaccaAAGTTACCATCAAATAAAGGTTAACCCTTTTGTTAGTACTGCTTGTCAATGTAATTGTTAATTCCGTGTTGACTCTGAGACCGAAAATCCAGTGACACCAAAGAGATATTTTATGTTAGTAGAAAATTTTGGTGCCCTTGGTATAATCAATAAATCATGCGTTTTCGGAAAGTCTCACGCTGTTTTTCCTACCACATCGTTTTCtgaactgaaaaagaaaatctaacgTTTTACACTTACAATGAATGTTTTACTCAGATAAAATATCAtgctattttattaaattatttaatatagtaaaGCATTGCTTTAACtttcattttcacaaaaaattgtataaataattttaattttaagaatgtttataacaaaataaacagAGTCTAGTTATCActaagaattataatttttaaaaactatgatttccaaatattaaaaaaaaaaaatccaacaaaCAACCCTTAATTTCATTCAATGGTTCAAAGTGAGTAACTATATGCAGATCTGtgcaaaattaaataagttcaTTCTAAGTCATTTGATGGAGATTGAATGGTAAATAATTTTGCTACTTAATCTGCCCAAGCTCACagtgttcaatttttttttttctaattatgatatccttaaaaaacttttttttaacgaatattcattcatataaaaaataaaaaaaaatgaaatatctgattacttatttaaaaaataaaattatttatcaaacataaataat
Proteins encoded:
- the LOC106777820 gene encoding probable methyltransferase PMT20 isoform X2 — protein: MKHKDGKPINLPNKNRKVTFVATLIALCGLSFYLGGIFCSGKDGVEVKTIQKTVDTPKQTSGSLLMRPISFPECGLDYQDYTPCTDPKRWRKYGLYRLTLLERHCPPIFERKECLVPPPDGYKPPIRWPKSRDECWYRNVPYDWINKQKSNQHWLIKEGEKFLFPGGGTMFPNGVGEYVDMMQGLIPEMKDGTVRTAIDTGCGVASWGGDLLDRGILTVSLAPRDNHEAQVQFALERGIPAILGVISTQRLPFPSNSFDMAHCSRCLIPWTEFGGIYLMEIHRILRPGGFWVLSGPPVNYEHRWRGWNTTAEEQRSDYNKLQKLLTSMCFKLYNKKEDIAVWQKAKDNSCYDKLPKENYPPKCDDSVDPDSGWYTPLRACFVVPDPKYKKSVLTHMPKWPERLHATPERIETAHGASTSASISTFNHDDGKWKKRIQHYKKLLPELGTDKIRNVMDMNTVYGAFAAALINDPLWVMNVVSSYGLNTLPVIYDRGLIGTFHDW
- the LOC106777820 gene encoding probable methyltransferase PMT20 isoform X1, whose product is MKHKDGKPINLPNKNRKVTFVATLIALCGLSFYLGGIFCSGKDGVEVKTIQKTVDTPKQTSGSLLMRPISFPECGLDYQDYTPCTDPKRWRKYGLYRLTLLERHCPPIFERKECLVPPPDGYKPPIRWPKSRDECWYRNVPYDWINKQKSNQHWLIKEGEKFLFPGGGTMFPNGVGEYVDMMQGLIPEMKDGTVRTAIDTGCGVASWGGDLLDRGILTVSLAPRDNHEAQVQFALERGIPAILGVISTQRLPFPSNSFDMAHCSRCLIPWTEFGGIYLMEIHRILRPGGFWVLSGPPVNYEHRWRGWNTTAEEQRSDYNKLQKLLTSMCFKLYNKKEDIAVWQKAKDNSCYDKLPKENYPPKCDDSVDPDSGWYTPLRACFVVPDPKYKKSVLTHMPKWPERLHATPERIETAHGASTSASISTFNHDDGKWKKRIQHYKKLLPELGTDKIRNVMDMNTVYGAFAAALINDPLWVMNVVSSYGLNTLPVIYDRGLIGTFHDWCEAFSTYPRTYDLLHLDGFFTAESHRCEMKYVLLEMDRILRPGGHALIRESSYFVDAIATIGKGMRWLCRKEKTEYGVDKEMVLICQKKLWQSSNKGSR